From Punica granatum isolate Tunisia-2019 chromosome 1, ASM765513v2, whole genome shotgun sequence:
GGGATCAGAACAGGTTTCGGCTAGGCAAGCTAGGGGCTGATCTTGTTTTCTCTAACCATTGTTATGGCTGTGTTGAACTTATTCTATAACACTATAATGTAAAGTATAATGTAATGTTTTTCAATCTAAAAATCTTACCTACTCATAGACGAAAAGATAATAGCATGAACACCTTCAACTCTGTTGTCACCTGATTTGCCGGGTCCACGACCCAGTCCAGTTGAAtcatatctttttcttctaaCTGAAGGAACTCAAAAGAGAAGGTTTCTCCATGTTGGACTTCATGTGCTCGGCAAATCAAAACCCAACTCCATGCATCTTTCGGGATTATGAGCTCCAACAATCAAGCATTCCATGgcattcatttcatttttcttttttttccttttttctttttcacggATCTCTGATTCAATTCTCGGCAACACTTCGCCTGATATGCCGAGAATCTCAAAAAGAAACTTCCATTGCTTGGACTAGAGATTCAAGTAATGGCTCAGACTTTGACAGGTTTCCAAGTCTCTGAGCTTCTTCAGGGCTTTCTTCTCGATCTTTCTGATCCACTCCTTGCTGACCCGGAATATCCTCCCAATCTCTTCAAGAGACCTGGGTCGATGGTCTCTAAGCCCGTATCGTAACATTAGGACTTGCTTCTCTCTCACGTCCAAGCCATTTAAGAGCTCGTAGATCTCACTCCTCAGGTGTTGCCTCATCACAGTTTTCTCCGGGCTCTTTATTGCAAGGTCAGGTGCAAGTTCCTGCATAACAATTAATGATCCCAACACTGCTATTGGAAGACATCCCTAGGAAGTTCAAAACATCAGAAATTAAGCGAAAAGAGGTTGATGCTCTATTCTATTCGTTTGTTCTATCAATCGAATCGAACAACAGAATACCAATTAAAATACTATGTAAAAGAAGGAAACACAGATCTGTCAAATTCTTTCCGTTCCTATTTGACCTAAAATAGACTTCTATCCTTCTTTTGGTATGGGCTCATCTGTTACATCATGCAATGGATTAGGAATTACGTCATGGAATGCAATTCCATTTTAGTCACCAACGCTCAGAATTTCTGTAAAATCTACTCTAACCCTCGTCCACGCCATCTCCAAAGAAATGTCTTCATATTTCTAATGCAAAACTCCctcaagttttgaaaaagaaaactgcTGGTTGATTCTCACTTAGGATGAGCCGGTTAAGTCCAGACTTTCCGTGAACTGGCGAATTCTTGTTTTCAAAGAATCCAATTTTTCCATGAATTCatgatatatattcttttgaaAGATCTTCTATACCATTTCTGTGAATCCTGCTTCACTGACTACATAGATCATCTCTTTCGAAGAATAGCTCAATACCGAAAACCTTaacaaaaaattctcaaaccaCAAACCCAGATATGATACTAATGAAGCAAAAATCAGAAAGAGCATGAGAAGCTCGCTTATCACCGAAACTTTGATGGCTTAAAAAATAACGATGGTGAAAGAAGTCTTTCATACCATGTACTTTGCACTGATACAATCTCCCACTTTCTGATTGATTGAGCCAACAACTCTGAGGCATTTGCTAGCTGATTTAATCTTTGCCACAGATAAACCTGAGAATTTCGCAATCTCCTCATCATCTGGGTATTTCCCATTGTGATAGTTGAGGCTCTTCCGGGCCTTTTGTATTTGATTTATCGCACTGCTCAAGGTGTACTGAGAAATAGGACAGATAGAACAACGAGAAAAAATAAGGAAGAGTGAAATTGTTCCGATATAGAGATTGCTGGCCAGTACTGTCTAGAAAAGATTCCTTAAGACCAAGACAGTCACAAACCACTAAGACTCCTCGCAATCAACAGTAGCAATCAACCTGTCTGAAGAAATATTTTCTACACTGGATGTTTGGTTAGAACTTCCCAGCCAACAGACTACAAAGTAAAAAGTTTTACTTACAGGAACTCTTATTCCTCTGGCGTGTCGAGAAACCATTCTTGACATTGATTTCCTGATCCAGTATTGGACATAAGTTGAGAATCTGCAGCCTCTCGTGTGATCAAACCTCTCTGCCCCAATGATGACTCCCATATTTCCAGCCTGTTCGCATATTTTAGAAGATACTTATAGTTTAGAAATCTACAGATAAGGAAAGCACCAGAGGTTAGAAATGAACAGGTCCCACTTAGCtctttcaaattttctcaaaGGTGAATTTTGAGTAGGTCCTGATAATGAAGTTAAAACAGGTTGACAGCAGAAGACTATGTCACTGCCATTGTAAAGTTATTTGTAAGCATTTTCAACTAAAGGTAGAGCATAAACTGCTCTCCAAAAGCTTTTAGGTTTGGTGCACATCTGCAAGGAGAAGTGGAGAAGACGTGCAAACCATTCTTATGGACAGAGGTTCaacctatatatatagcttGGAATCCAAGGGGTTGCCTAAGTCGCAAGTGCGCTTAGGCAGTCAATAATATCCATTGGGTCCCCACCATATTCTACTTTTTGCAGGACAAGGAACACAATGTGCctcattaattaattgcaaGGTCATACCATATTTGGGTGACATGTGAGCAGAGCAGATTTCAAACTGACCATATCTTGTAGTCTGGTTCTTGGGCGAGGATGGAAATGTAAAAACAGGCACAGACCAATTGCTTTACCCACAGGACTGGTCTGAACCAGTTGGTTCTTTTATTCAACGGGAGAATCATGAATTCTCCAGATATTGGTTGACCGTGATGCCCAGATATCCTCAATCCATGTAAAGAAGAACTATGTTTTACCCTATTGAGCAAAGATGTAAAACAGACTGCCGCCAATCATGGCCCTGCGACAGTACTGAAGGCACTAGACAAAGTTCACTCTTATTGGGATCAAAGAGAAATACATGGAGAACACGAATGCTGCgcttggtttcaaagtaggattttaaaatcagattttgattttgaaaaagagtggtataaattgttatgtatggggctcaccctttgactttgtatgagttattttgttttgttgtggaaaaaagagtggtataaatggggcccaccctttgactttgtatgagttattttgttttattgtgggtagaattaagttaaagtttgattttaaaatcacactttgaaatcaaacaagcCAGAAGTTTTTGGAAATTTCACTCTTAGGTACTGTTATCCTACACAGTCATGCGCAAGCTCAGATCAGAAGTGCCAATGCATAACTTAAATCAAGTAAATTATCTTAGTACAATTTTTCGTTCTACCCAGCACCAGTGATATCATCAGAATCCAGAGTCAGTGCGTGAGAAGATAAGTAATAAAGTTGGATGAACGAAGTTAGCAAAGAGTGAAAATTACCTGAACTAGATCTTCAAGTGCAATCCCAAGACCCCTATAGTTCCTTGCAAGGAACAGAACTAAGGAGCGAGTACTCCTCAGAATCTCGTCCCTGCAAAACCACCCAAAATGCAGAGACCGCTGCAGATCTTTCTCATCAACTCCAGCTGCTTCTGCCCAGCAGGCCAAGCTCACCACTTGCCCCGTCTCCTCTTCTAAGATTGTCCTTATCCTCTCCAAGTGTGCAATCACCTGTATCATTGAGGaaaattttctgtttttgctctttctttcttctgaaatacaaaaaataatgaaatatggCTAAACAAGAGGCTTCTATTTTGGAAAACTGAAGAGTAAAGGAAAGGTTCTTGTCTTCATAcatgatgaaaatgaaaacatgGGATATTTTCCTGTTACATATCACATCATAGAAGTTAGAAGTCACCTTGACTCCTTTTGACATTTCAGCTTCATTTTTGGCAATCGTTGATTTTCTTCTCTTGGAGTTCGACGTTTGTCTTGCAGAAGAATTCACGGGTTGAACATCAGTAGACGGAAGCAATGAACTCTTCAACATTTGGTTGGCTTTTTTAGAGTCTCCTTCTCGTTTAGATTTTCTTAGTCCCCCTTTCCCCGACCGAATGATTGTTTCAgcaattttttctatttcttctcttcctttttgtTCCTCTTTTTGTTCAATCATGGCAAAAGACAAGTCAAAAGGTTCGGGCATGGAGGCACTAAGAGCCTTAGAGAGACATGTCTGAAATAACTTTAGAGCTCCGAGCCTTCCTAACTGCAGCAGAATATCTCTCTCCAGATTCAATATATCGGCAGCAGAAATGGTCGCTTCTAATGCATTGAGATTCTCCATTAACAATGAAAAGTGAGAAGCCGAAACTGGTTGTAAGCCCTTTGCAGATGCAGATTTGTTTCCTCCAGAATAGATattcgagtcaccatcactaTTACTTAGACTACTGCACGATCTCTTTCCGATGCTTACCTGCaacaaagaacaaaaaaatagAGCTTCAAGTGCAAAAACTGAATTCAGCAAAAATGGATGTTGTTACAATGATAAAACTTCATCCTCTCCAATACCGTGGTATCATATTCTAGAGTCGGGAGAGATGCGGATGAACAAGTATATGCTCTTAGCGCATCCTTGTGGAGAGTGTCGCCCTCCTCCACAATATTTGACAGGAATGATAACCTCGTAGGTTCAAAAGAAGTCTCCCTGCCTCTACCTAGATAATTCAAGACACAGAATCAAGTGTCAGAAGCATAACTTTAGCCTATATAGGACAAGTCAGGTGAACTTCAACGTGAAGTTCTACTGGCAGCCTAGATGATCCAACTCACATAATTAGCTGTACAATAGATAGTATTAGGTTTTATGCAGGGGGTTTATCTTATGGTATCAGTTCCAGCAGATAATCGTAAATGCTTAGCTCTTACAGAAGGTAATATTATCGAGGTAAGCATACCAAGAACGCTACTACACTTCCCAAACCTAAAACTGACATTCGAAAATGGAATTTCAATCTCGTTAACAATGACAACAGTGGGGACAAAAAGACCCCCCAGTATGGCATGTGCTAGCTGAGAAGCGCGATCTCTTTTACAGCCGAGGAGTACACCTCGATGAGCTTACGGTTGCCTCTTTTCTGATTGGGAAGTCCCGCTAAAGACTAGGATTCAATCCAGTGCTCTGACACTTCCAAGAGTTCTTGAAGTATTACAAAAGCACATTGATGCAAATAAACAACCATCATCTGACATATAGGATAAACTCATGGGGTCTCATCTCAACTCCTAGGAAAAGATTCAATCTCCCAGTTGGGTTTTCGCCACTGCGCGCAAATATGGACTCTTTATACAGAACTCCCAACTGCACACCCAAAATAAACCAAGAGGGCAAATCTTTCTTTCATTTGCATCTTTTATTTGCTGAAAGAATCCGTTCTTTCTCCCCTTCTTGATGACCCAATAACCAGAGGCAGCCAACCCAACCTTTTtgaagaatttatttatttatttttactttccGACCACCGAAGCCACCAGTAATGTACGATCGATCGTTCAGGAAAAGTAAGTAAGCAGAACAAAGGAAGTGAAGACTCACCACTGCAAGAGGTTGAGGAAGAGGGCGAAGGACAAGAAGAGAGCCTGGAGGGAGTGCTATGGTGACGAAAGGGGAAATCCCACTGAAGACTGAGCCTGAAGCCCATGCCCATGGCAGCAGCAGTGAACTTACTAATGTCGATGAGAGGGAGCAAAAGAGAGGAATTTTGTCCATTAAAATGAATCTAACCGATCAAattccttttaaaattatttgagaAGGAATTTTGAGAACCAGAGAAAAAGCAGACACAGACCAGAGACAGAGAGCCCTTTGtgtgcccttttttttttttttttgatgatttgGGCAGTTTTCGTTTGTTGTCTGCTCTCAGCCACCGGTTCTTAATCCCTCCCTCCCCATTTGGCATTGGAACCCCCTTCCTCCCTTCCCCTTTgtgttaattttttgaaaaagaactCATCTTtgcaataaatataataaaaatccaaaattattagaaatatatatactcttAATATTATGTTATCTGTTATATTTTCCAGATAGTAATTTTACTTTCCATCCAGCTTTACATTTAGTTTTCTGTTAATTTTCTTAAGAAATTCATAAgataaaaagtttaaaaaattaataaataataaaataggaggaaaaaaaaaaagaatgctGTCATGCTTTGCTGTGGTGTACGAGTATGACactgtttttgtttttgttcttttaatcGCGACAATTTTCTAATGGAATTTCTTATTGTAATATTCAAGAATATGGAGTTAAATGGCAAATTCATCCCTAAGATGGACAAGTTAGGGTTCCTTAAACGAAAAGTACAATACTTTGGTCCATGGGAGCAACGATTTACATCAATCGAGTCATTTGTTATATCAATTGAGTCCTTTATTACATCAATTAGCTCCTGTGCTATATCCATTCAGTCCGACCATTTAGTCAATAGTTAGTCTTGGACGAAAATGCGTGTTAACATCAATTTTGTCCATGTGaggcaattttatctatttttcttGTTTCATTTTCACTCCTTTCCAATTtctctttattgcttttaccTCTCATGGTCGCTTGTCCAGCTTCGATATTAGGCTGTCGTCTGATGACCTTGGTCGCCTCCCTCCTACCACTCTCTATCTCCCTCCCCCTCctcccttttcctcttcctcctccgccTTTCTCGGTCACTTATTGGAGTCACTATAAGAGTGGCTCCCTAGACCTCATGCACCACATGCTCTTGTGCAGCCACAGTGAGAAGCTCGAGGACGATGACTCCAACAACTATACGACAACGTCGCAATTCCAGTGTTCCTTCTTGTGAAATTTGGAACGATCCAACTTATTTTCCATTATGTTGAACGGATAAATAGTTGTTTAGTGTTACACAATAAAGGAAAGCGAAAAACATTCTAGGCTAATATCTACGACTACCAAGTATATCGACCGATAAATTTACAAATTCCCTTAATACAATTATACAATCCAAATTATCCctaatactccccctcaagttggagcatgAGGATCTCAAATGCCCAACTTGGATAGAATGAAGCGGAAGCGATCTCGACTCAATGCCTTCGTAAAGATATCTGCCAATTAAAGCATCGTAGGCAAATAGTCGGTAGTCACGACACCAGATTTGAGATGTTTACGAATGAAATGACAGTTGATCTCAATATGCTCTGTTCGCTCGAGAAATACACGATTAGTTGCAATGTGTAGCGCCGCCTGGTTGTTGCAGAATAGGCGAGTAGGTGCGGTCATTTATACTCAAAGGGAAGAAAGAACACTTCGCAACCAAATCACCTCACTTGCAGTTGCTGCCATTGTGCGATATTCTGCTCAGTAGAGGAGCGTGAGACTGTTGTTTGTTTCTTCGTTTTCCATGAGACTGGGTAGCCTCCAAGCATAATGAAATAACCCATAATAAAGCGGCGGGTCAAAGGAAAACTTGCCCAATTTGAATCACAAAAGGCTTCTAGCTTG
This genomic window contains:
- the LOC116196919 gene encoding RNA polymerase sigma factor sigC-like isoform X3 yields the protein MDKIPLFCSLSSTLVSSLLLPWAWASGSVFSGISPFVTIALPPGSLLVLRPLPQPLAVVSIGKRSCSSLSNSDGDSNIYSGGNKSASAKGLQPVSASHFSLLMENLNALEATISAADILNLERDILLQLGRLGALKLFQTCLSKALSASMPEPFDLSFAMIEQKEEQKGREEIEKIAETIIRSGKGGLRKSKREGDSKKANQMLKSSLLPSTDVQPVNSSARQTSNSKRRKSTIAKNEAEMSKGVKVIAHLERIRTILEEETGQVVSLACWAEAAGVDEKDLQRSLHFGWFCRDEILRSTRSLVLFLARNYRGLGIALEDLVQAGNMGVIIGAERFDHTRGCRFSTYVQYWIRKSMSRMVSRHARGIRVPYTLSSAINQIQKARKSLNYHNGKYPDDEEIAKFSGLSVAKIKSASKCLRVVGSINQKVGDCISAKYMGCLPIAVLGSLIVMQELAPDLAIKSPEKTVMRQHLRSEIYELLNGLDVREKQVLMLRYGLRDHRPRSLEEIGRIFRVSKEWIRKIEKKALKKLRDLETCQSLSHYLNL
- the LOC116196919 gene encoding RNA polymerase sigma factor sigC-like isoform X1, producing the protein MGMGFRLSLQWDFPFRHHSTPSRLSSCPSPSSSTSCSGRGRETSFEPTRLSFLSNIVEEGDTLHKDALRAYTCSSASLPTLEYDTTVSIGKRSCSSLSNSDGDSNIYSGGNKSASAKGLQPVSASHFSLLMENLNALEATISAADILNLERDILLQLGRLGALKLFQTCLSKALSASMPEPFDLSFAMIEQKEEQKGREEIEKIAETIIRSGKGGLRKSKREGDSKKANQMLKSSLLPSTDVQPVNSSARQTSNSKRRKSTIAKNEAEMSKGVKVIAHLERIRTILEEETGQVVSLACWAEAAGVDEKDLQRSLHFGWFCRDEILRSTRSLVLFLARNYRGLGIALEDLVQAGNMGVIIGAERFDHTRGCRFSTYVQYWIRKSMSRMVSRHARGIRVPYTLSSAINQIQKARKSLNYHNGKYPDDEEIAKFSGLSVAKIKSASKCLRVVGSINQKVGDCISAKYMGCLPIAVLGSLIVMQELAPDLAIKSPEKTVMRQHLRSEIYELLNGLDVREKQVLMLRYGLRDHRPRSLEEIGRIFRVSKEWIRKIEKKALKKLRDLETCQSLSHYLNL
- the LOC116196919 gene encoding RNA polymerase sigma factor sigC-like isoform X2, whose protein sequence is MGMGFRLSLQWDFPFRHHSTPSRLSSCPSPSSSTSCSGRGRETSFEPTRLSFLSNIVEEGDTLHKDALRAYTCSSASLPTLEYDTTVSIGKRSCSSLSNSDGDSNIYSGGNKSASAKGLQPVSASHFSLLMENLNALEATISAADILNLERDILLQLGRLGALKLFQTCLSKALSASMPEPFDLSFAMIEQKEEQKGREEIEKIAETIIRSGKGGLRKSKREGDSKKANQMLKSSLLPSTDVQPVNSSARQTSNSKRRKSTIAKNEAEMSKGVKVIAHLERIRTILEEETGQVVSLACWAEAAGVDEKDLQRSLHFGWFCRDEILRSTRSLVLFLARNYRGLGIALEDLVQAGNMGVIIGAERFDHTRGCRFSTYVQYWIRKSMSRMVSRHARGIRVPYTLSSAINQIQKARKSLNYHNGKYPDDEEIAKFSGLSVAKIKSASKCLRVVGSINQKVGDCISAKYMELAPDLAIKSPEKTVMRQHLRSEIYELLNGLDVREKQVLMLRYGLRDHRPRSLEEIGRIFRVSKEWIRKIEKKALKKLRDLETCQSLSHYLNL